A region of the Echeneis naucrates chromosome 22, fEcheNa1.1, whole genome shotgun sequence genome:
AATGactgataatatttttatttagaaaaggaAATCAGgcttattttaattattaattagccaacagaagaaaaatgtgaaccAACTAGTAGTCTAAAGCAAATCTTTTATTGCAATTCAAGACATAAATTGGCAGTAAATTGTAACATTTCAGAGGCCAAAACCATCAAATCTAAAGACTGAAAGTGGGCTGACTTACACTACAAACTGACTTTATTATTAGTCACAGATCGCATTTCTTCCAGACATATTATCAACTATTAGACAATAATTCCCAGCCCTGAACTTTGACAAAACCTGGAACAGCTAAACGGACAATTTACAGTTTATTGAAGTAAACTAAATactaaattcatttttttttatatcatatgAAGTATCTAGACCAAAAACAACCGCATATTAATTCCACTAAACCAACAGCTGAGATAGTGCCAAGCTAGTTAGCGGCTAGCTAACTGCTAACAAGCTAAAGATTAGCCAAAGATTTACGAGTGGCGCGATTAACTTAATTGGCCACAATTTCCCTTCATTTACTTGAAATCAAGTATGCATTATACACTTTAATAATATAATCTCTCCCGTGTGACGGTATAAAGTTACTAATACATACAGAATGCTCTTGTATTTTCCCGGCTGCTTTTAGCTCCAGTTAGCTCCGGTCCGTTAGCTTTCTGCTAACGGCTGCGCGTTCCGTGAGCAGAGCAAACACGCATGCGCGCTAGCTGTTAAAGTTAGTTATCACGTCAATTGTTTGGGTTCATCCCTGGATGATACAAAGACTGGATCAAAACTATTATTCATCAATAAAACTCTCTTTTCTGAAGAATACAAAGAAATTTAGACTGGTGTCAGACCAGACTTTGAtattgagaggaaaaaaaaaagagatctctggaggggaagagagaaatattcatttcagtCTGAGCTCAGTAATGTTCCTCAGCTGCAGGCACCGACAGGATTGAATCTTAACACTTCACATATGGTTCAGGAGTCAATGATCTGTTCAATCTTGTCACTGAGATTTATGAAGGCAgcccaggaggaggagagggagccaAAGTTTTCCTTCACCTTAGGGGCAAGGCCAGCTGGAGCCCAGACAGGAGCCTCCTGCTGCACTGAGTCAGAGAGGAGCCGGCCATCCAGTTTCTGTTTCAGAGCTAAATTCACAGAATCCATATTTAAAATCAACGTACTGCCTCATATGGGGGCtttgaaaagttatttttgtgtctgttgctcaaatgaataaaattaaataacaactTGCTTTGAGTGGGCAAGCACACTCAGTTCATGTCTGATGTGGCAAACAAGGCTGCCACCTTCAGGGCAAACTGATACTCACATGTGTGGAGGTACAGCACACCAGAGGGCAGCACAACCTAATGAAACATACAGAACAGCCTGCGAAGCAACTTCAGCATTTATGTCCTAACAGCACATTTAATACATGTAAGTGGTATTTTCACACTTCTTTTCTGATTGAAACTGTTTCCTGGACAAATAAACTAAATGCCATTTGGCTCAGTTTTTGCAGAGACaccacaaaaaagcaaaactttgGTAGATAAATGTACCTTTTTATTGGATATTGAGGGTTGACGACGTTAGTACCAAGAAGGCACGGACCAGACTTCATAataacaaatcttttttttttttccattttccttttttccttttgacgTACAGGGTGACAAAAAAATCTTTCGTTTTTTTCCTGAAGGAAGATCCTTTCACAGAAAGGATTATggacacagacatacagactcATACAAAGTTTAAGTATGACCACATATTGAAGCCAGAGAAGGAAGTTAGAACTGATTATGAAGACTTTAAGGACGTGGGTTATGACTGTATGGCTATGTACCTTAACACATACTGTTTTATTATAAGACACATTATTGTCCATCAAAATATGACTTAAGACATTTACCATTAAAAAGTAGAAATAAGTTTAAAACCATGAAGCAAACAAACTGTAACAAATATAGTTATAGTTTTTAATTACATTGCAATATCAAAATTTATGTATTTGTTATGTAATACACatacatctaaaaaaaaaaaaacaaacattgctgATTTGGGATGACTCAAAAATTCATTACGCCTTGTAAGAATTTTAGAAACATAAAATGACCCATCACACAGTTTGGCTCTGGAACATAATATCTGACTGCACATTTAACCactatatttgttgttttgttctttgaatAACATCTCAAAATCATAATGTGTGCAACACACTAATTTGAGAGTTTGATAAAAAAGGTCAATACCACAAGACCTAATCTACCTTACTTACCTGaatcattatttttctcttattttctctAATATGATCATTTCAACCACTTTGAAAGTTGTATGAAGCTTAAATAATTGAGAGTTCATTCTCAAActaaaaagtcattttaaaggTTACAGAGCAGTGTTTCCCaccaaatgttttaaataaatctgaagagTCCCCacatagaataaaaaaataatatggctgcatctttaaaaaacaaacaaaaacacgaTGACACTGATTTAAATCTgacaaaaactgaacattttaaagctgtaaCTGTGGCACTTTGAGTCAGAGCTGCGTGATTTACAACCTTCTCATTCACATCAGTTGTAGTGTATTTAAACTTAGTAATGTCAGTTATGAGTAATAAGAGTTTGTAACAGAACCGTTCAGTTCCCACAGGCTACAGTTCTCTTGATTCTTCCTGCgagataaaaataatgaaaccagTCTTTCTTGTCCAGAGCCACAGAGCCACCTCACACGTCCCTAATACTGTCAAGTACATTTGATGGTAATACTGAATGACATCAACCATGCACAAAATAACTGTTCAACATATTGAAGTCTGGACAGCTCAATGAGCCCATATAAACATACAACATGTAAAGAGATTTCAGGCAAAACAGAAGGATGGgagcaaaatttttttttacaaattccagtttaaaatgcaagaaaaacaaacaaacaaacaaacaaaaaaaccaactgATGAAAAGTAACATAAGCAAAGGAAGACGCATGTATGCATCAAAATTTATGTTTCAGTTTGGCGGACAGCCAGCCCGGGCTCCATTTTGAGCCTAGATTACAGGGAAGCTTTTGTGGCCACAAACTGAATGCGAGTCAGGACATGTAGAAACCAACTTGACCTCATTCCTCCCAGGATACTCGGTTGGATTTCACAGGACATGAAATGGTCTGAAATCCGGATCTTTTTGTTACTGAAGGTGTTGAAATGGCAGCTTAAACTGATAatgaaacttttaaataaatgttaggACATAAAATTCTGATGGCTTGAACCTTTAAAAACGAATAAGCTGAAGGTGTGCGATTGTCAAGGCAAGGGTTTGACACCTGCATAGTGTGATGAAGGCACGTCGGGTGTGTCCGCACATGATTAACAGTCCGGTCTGAGGGGGAGTGGGAGGTTGGCACACTGCACCTCCTGTTGAGGTAAAATGAAGTGGCGTAGAAGGGGAAAAGAGGGAGCCATGGCTGATCTGGCTCAAAGGATTATGGGTCCATTTTCCCTCCCACcatgacagaaatatttttgtcacaGCTGCACATGGCAAGAACAATGTGGACGTAGAAACATGTAATTTCTTGTCTTTGGTTCATAGCTCAAAGTGATTTTGTCCTCCACAGAAAATCTTTGATATGCTTgtcatgtgtctgtgcatgacGGCGTCTGCTGTAAGTCTACCTGCACACAGTTTATTAAGCAGGCAATTAAGCTGAAACCAGTTTGAAGGAGACAGACGAATAAAATagctttctgtgttttttgttcaaaGACAATGAAGTGAtcccttttgtttcctttcacaTGTTTTAAAGTCACAGGTTCTCTTGAGCGCAGATCAAGATTTCCATTTCAGCCAGAAGATCCTCCATGTTGCACATTAATTATGTGTTACATATCTCAAGTGGTAACGGAAGACACAGCCAACTTGCTGCCAGTTAAGTCATCCGGTCTGTTTGCTCCAAATAGAAACAACCTCTGCATCACCTTCCAACTTTAACAGCCTTTTCTCGTTCCCTGAGGGCAGAAGCATCTCCACATCTGGCATCTGAGGAGGGAAACGTTCACCCTGAGGTGAAAtgtcttgtttctgtttcaatTCACACCACGAACTCTGGGACCTCGTCGCTGGTCAGGTCCAGGGAAAAGTACTTGTTGGTTCTCTTGATGGGGAAGGGGTGCTGCTCGCCGAGCATGCCAGCGCGCTGATCAGCCAGGCCCTGGTAGCCGCCACCGTCGCTCAGCTCCTGGGCGCAGCCAAAGGTGTAGCTGTGGGCGGTGTCCTGGCAGAGCTCCGCCCACTGCTGACAGTCCTTCTGGTAGAGCCGGATGTCGTCAAGGGACTGGCTGTGTCGGTCAGTTGAAGACTCTGGCTTTCTGCATGCAGACGTCTGTGgatggaaacaaacatgattaGAAATGCCGGACAAAATCAgaggtatgaaaaaaaaaaaaaaaaaagcacgaaATCACCTGATAATCACATACTCgcatttatttttactatgAACACAAATATCTACTTCACATTTGTTGTTCAAGTTTAggtggggggggttagggttaggggggaGGGTTAGGGTAAAGGGGGGAAATCACCATCTGTGTGACCAGCTATCGACATCCTAACAAAGGCCTGAAGCACTTCACAGTTACATTAAATCTTAACTACCTGTGGAAGAGACTCGATGCTCTGTCCTCTCATCTTGACGACGGTCTCGGAGGAGCTTGAAGTGGAGGAGCTGACATCTTTCACTATCAGTCCTGAAGAGATAGGATAGTCCTGGTTTAATTCAGGTTATTACTTGTTTTTAACGGGTGTTTGTACATTCGCTATCCAGCTCTGGTTTTAAATCTTGCTTTGCTACTACTTTAGTCAGAGTTAAAAGTCAAGTTTAATTTTTCCTTCTCCCTGTACTGAATGCTGCTGTCTATCTTGACTGTATTTCCTTCTGGCTTTTGGTGGCTGTACCTGAGTACCCGTTGGTCTGATCAGGGGACATCGTCAACATGTCCTCAGTGATGTGGATACACAGCTCCTGGTCCAGAGCCATCTCATGAAGCTCTTCATAATCTTTGGGGTCGTCTACTAGCATCTCAATCTCTGCAGGATCAAGTGTTTTAATTATTACACCTTACAACAAAAATGACTAAAACACGTAAAACTTTTTTTGAGACAGTGACTGCTCACTCTTACCGTCATCATCTAGTATGCGCTCCTTGCTGCTACTTTCTATGCCGGAGGTGTGTGAGCTACCATGGCTGGTTGTGGACGAGCTGCAGGTTCGTAGGGGCCTGTGTGGAGCCTGACCCGGGGCCCTGAAGCTGTCTGTCTCGATGCCAGAAGTGTGTGAGCTGCCGTGGCTGGTTGTGGAGTGGCGTGACAGGCGCTTGTGGTGAGACATACTTCCTGCACTGCTGCCGCTGGCTCGGGAACGCTTGTCCAGCTGCTCCATGTCCAGTTCGAGAGCATCGCTGATGTACGACTCCCTGTACTGCTTCTTCTCTGAAACCAGCcacagaaaaatatgaacatttatTACAAATTAGACATTGCCCAAATGtgtgtaaagacagaacagttTAACTACAAGCGTTGTGTAAAAGTTGAACATTCTGGGTAACAAAATCCAATATCTCATTTCAGCAGTGcaaaagttttgttgttgttgtacaggTGGGACTACTTCCTAGGTATCTGCCAGGCAGCAAATATAGACTCCAGGAAGTTACTTGTCCCTGGAGGAGTTGCTGTAGTATTAAACTGCTATTGCAACAGTGAGCAGCACTAAAGTTTTATGGCTTCCAACTttaatgttattgttttctGGCTCCCAgtttaagataaaataaaagcaaagaagtTTGTGGAAAATACCTTCGTTTTCCTCCAGTCGACGGACCTGTTTGAGAACAGGCTGCAGGTTCATATAGAGTCGGTGGCTGTTgctgagcagctgcaggaggtgGCGCGAACGCATCGGACAGCCTGTGTAATAGATGAGTTTACGGGCCGATGGGAGACCATCAGGAAGGATTTCAAACTTCTTCCCCTAAGAGAGCGGAAGGGAAAAAACATGAATGCTGGTTACAGGAATATTTGATTCATTGCTGTTAATAATGAAAGTTTAAGAAAGAGGAATGTGGATTTGAAAGGTCGAGACAGacccaaagggaaaaaaaaaaaaaaaataaaaatcagaggCAGAGCGAGGACTGTTGAAAGCTATTGTGTACtcacaatgaaacacaatgcAACAATTGGTTCATGTGTCTGTTTTAAATTCCTTCATACagacactgaaacaaagaaTTATGGGcagttttgatgattttccagGCAGAGGACGTATTGGCTGAATACACGGAAAAACTAAAATGGTGGGTTTGTGCTCTCTCCCGTGCCTTTTGGCAGAAGCTCGGTCCAATAGCAGCTGTCTTTAGTGTCAGCGGGATTGTTTTCAATACAGACCTATAAACATTTCTGCAGGGTTTGGACTTTCAAAGATGATGGGTGGATTTAAAGcttgcaaaaacacaaagagctgcaCATATCTGACCACAGGACAAAGCTTCCACATTAttcattcagacatttttaaagaaaccaGCTGATTCCAAGTATGTTTAAAGCCTGTATATAGGCTGAGAAACACGTTATCGGTATTCAGCTTTGCACTGTAAGGAAGTAAATTCAACAGGCATTTTTTTGACAGTGGCTTTCCTCTGCAAGATCATTTTCTCTGGGCAGAGGTATCCTCAAGGTTCAAAGACTTCCTGTTCAAAACCCCAGACTGGCAGGAAACTCTGGGtgggaaaatgaaagagaaatattCTCTTCCATCCTTCAAGTTGAGTGTTTATCTTCAACCTCAAACTGCCCCTCTGCAGCTCCTAGTGGCCACCAGTAAAACTCTGGAGTTGTACTGGGCAGTAGCCAGGTGAGAACGAGCCAAACTGAGTGAGTCAGTACAGGATGCAGCTGCATCACATCTCTATTTTATAAACCCAGCCTGTTCTCTCTGGTGATACTTTCTATCTCAAAGATTCTGCTATGCTTGGTCCGCTCTCCCTTCATTTACATGTTATATACGTCAGCTTAACATGCTGAAAAAGTATTTACAGGGTAAATTAGTCTAATAAAATCCCACTATTTGACACTTTATATACTAAAGATGCTCTAGTGTTTGTTATGTCTGGAGCTGGCAGAGGAGAAATGACACCAACAGACAGACATGGGGGCTGATATGTGACTAAAGTCTCTGATCCAACACAAACCACGCACACTGCAGTGTGTAGCCTCAGGCAACAACTCAAGGCCAGCTGCTTCCAACAACGTTTTCTGCATTTAGAAATTGCTTGGGGCTTTATGTCCATTGGTTTTTCAAAAGACAGCAAAAGTTTATGAATGCATAGAGCACCATCTCAGTATTTGAGGGATGTAATGTAACTATGATGGaccattttgtgtattttgtcacTCCtatcatttgttttaattccaTACTAGAATAAAACCTACTAAGATGTCAGTCAGATAATGTCTTTGCGTCATATCAGAGTTGGCCTAATTATCAGTTCATGTCAAGATTAAAGATGTAATTATGAACCCCCCTGCGTCAATCTGCCAAAGTTGGCGGTTTATGATACAGAACAGTCAGAAACCAAAAAGGATGTCTCACAGCAGACAAAATCCCTAATTTAGGATAATTAAACCCAAATTTTATGGATAAAATTCTACATTGTCAGACCAGGCCATGACAGAAGTAACCCTCACATTGCCAACTCCGTCATCTTAGTTTGTCCAGTGACACGAATGTCTGAAACTCAAACTTCCTCATATTGGCCTTCCATCCTACATATtgtgaataaattatttctaaaaaaCATCCTCAGTGGTTAGAAGTTCACTTACTAATGGCACATAGAAGAGAGAGTTTGATGTTTGATGCATAAAAGGTTAAGAGCCAACATGATCCCAAAACCACACATACTGAAACAACAGTGTCCCTGGTGTGCTAATTCAAATCCAGACCAAATGTAAATAGCATGGACCAGTGTGGAGCAGGTTACCAAAAGGTGTGTGGAAACTACTTAGAGAAGTTCTGTGTCTCATGCAGTAAACATAGTCAATCTGTCTGAACACACTGTACAGCTGGACAGCTCTCTGCCcttctaccaaaaaaaaaaaaaaaaaaaaaaatttaataatcCCCCAAACAGGCCACACACATCGAAAACTCCCTGCATCACCAAGTGGATGTTTTATCCAACAATCTCtctacaacagcagcatcagccaGACTACTGGCACGTCAGAGGCTGGCGCTCCATCCCACACCACAGGGCACGAGGGCGATGACTTCATTTCAGCCATCAGTGGGAGCAGCTCGAACTCTCCTGGGCTGAAGATGAACATAAATGCAACTTTGTTTTCCTGTATTGCATCAGAAACAAAAATTCCACTCTTTTCTAACACTGAGGAGAAAACATGCCCCTCCTTCTCTTAGACCTCCATACCAAAGACAAGCTAAAGGCACCCTGGCCAAAATCCCCGATTCAAAATACCCTGAAACCTTTGTAACATCTGGTGTTTATTGACCCACACATCCCTCCGCCCTGCCCCGCTCTCAGGCTCATTCGTCCGTTGCTGCAGCCGTGGTGGCAGTGGTGTTGGATGACGTGACTCGTGGGTGGGGTGGAAGAGAAAGCCTGTTATTCTGGAGAAGGGTGGGACGGGGCCACGAGGAGCCCTTCATGTCCATAGAGAAACCACAGCCACGCCACCGCTGGTTCGCCCTCATGATGCTGCAGACAGCAGACGCACGGAAACCACCAAAAATACAGGAATGAGGAAAACAGGATGTCTTCAGGGGAATACGCCAAAACTAAATCAAGGCAAAAAACCTTCAACATTCTGGACCAACAAAGCAAGTTTGACAGAGACCATACAGCCATTATACCTAAAATGGAGCCAAACGTTGTCACAAGGAGATATAACAGGTAAATATAAGCTTCTCTGTCCCGTTTTTGATAACAGAGACTCCATGGAGGCAAATTAACTGACTGCTGTGCTCAAAGTAACGACAGCCTGACTGAGAAGAACAGGACTTTATTTCAAGGGGCACTTGGACAGAAGTGACACTTGATAAAACAGTTAAATCAAGAGTTGTGAACTTCATATAAGACAAAATACTGCTGCTGATTACATGTACATGTAGGAAATATATATACAGCATGcatgtatatgtgcatgtgcaaaaaaaGGTCTTTCTAAATCCCTGATTAGTTCCAGAGGACTTGCATGGCAAAGATAAAACAGCAGTGTGGAGAAAAGAAGCCTAGCGTAAACATTTCCATGACCCTGAGCAGGAGCTAGGCTTTCACAAACATTACTGTGAGCCAGGGGATGTTCGGATTTCGTCATCGTTGACATGGGCACAGAAAAACCTATAAGAAATATGTCTATGCTGGTGATGATTCTGGTGCATGTGACTCACCACGAACACCAGCTTCCCAACGTTGGTCCAGGGGAAGTCGTACAACAGCTGCCTCACAGAGCCGATGTTCTGCAGCACAGAGGACACATGAAGTCAGTGATGGAAGCCACAGACAATAATGTTAATAACTGAACAAAGACAATAATAAAGTTGTTAAAAATTCTCCTAGAACTACATCAGCAGTCATGCTGCTTGAATTGcagcttcattttatttaacaagaTCATGAACTACAATGCAGGATGGCCACACAGCGATTTATGGAATCATGAAGATTCTTTTTAGCGCTCTTGAAGAATATTATGCtgacaaatattttattctttgtcTCGTGCTTaagcagataaacacaaacacggCCTTTGTGTCGGCACAAGCATTGTCAGATGATGGATGATGTCGCCGGATGTGTGGAACTGCTGAGCCAAGGCAGTGGCctcaataaaacacacactgcactttGGGTTCTGTCTAGCTCTCAGCTCTcaataacaacaaataattaGGAATAAATAAACCTGGAATTAAATGTCAAAACGGTAATACCTCATCAGAAATCAATGAATCCTGCtagcaaataaaaaattttaaaacttCTATGAGCTACATATTTGACAGCTAACTAAGAAACTGTACCTGGAAGGCCCCTGTGGTTACCCAGTGGAGTGTCTGCCAACAGGACTAAGTCATAACAGCAGTGCTTCATGTcaccctctctcttccttcctgaATTTCTCTCATAtttatcaaaaaacaaaaatgtcccccaaaaaagaaactaTACCTGGAATATTTGAATTCCACGTAAGGTCAGCCCCAAGGTCAGAGATGCTTCAACTTCCTTCTTGTCCTGTTTAAAAGGgatgaaaatcaaacatgtaTGGCAAATTTCATTTAGAAGAATGAACTGTTAATACATAAAATTTCCAGATCTAACAAAGCAGCAGACTATGTGTGCCAGTGTTGGTACCAACATAGGGATTCATTTgctcagagaaaaacagcaatcCCATCTTTGCTGGAAAAGGCTACTtgtatttgtacaaaaaaaGTTAGTGCGCATATTCCCATCTCTCACCTTGTAGAGTCTGTAGTAGTGCACAGTCACATCATCGAGCTGAGCGCACTCCTTAATATATTTGAGGTGTGCTTCTGAAGCCGTGAGGGCAAACTGGTCTTTGTGCATGTTTGGGATGTGCCTCAGGATGTACTCACGGCCACGCTTGGCTATCACCTGgacagtaaaagagaaaaagacaggcagaggagagaAGTCAGGCTTGGCTGCCCTGAAGTTGTACGGTCTAATCACAGCAGATTGGCTGCATTAGCTGCATGCCATGGGGCAAACAGATGTCAGCCTGGAGAGACTGAATGAGAGCCGGAGACAGGATCTGCTGGAAGCATGCTTGCTAAGCTCTGCATGTGGCTTTTTAagattttgtacattttctaaGCACTAAAATCTGTGGGGGGATTTACTGTAGGGGAGCACTCATCATCTAACAATTTCCTGTCACTGCTAGTTCCAAGTGGTCATAAGGAGGCAGGAGACTAATCACAGGAAGCGGAGTGCAATCATACGGGTGTGGTAGTCATGTTTGTATGGCCATGCCAGCCAGAGAATTTCTccagattaaaagaaaaagtatgaaaaaaataattgtgtgCCACTACTGAGGACAAAAATAAACTTGGTGTCCCAGTTCTCATTATCCCACATGCTTTGTCGCTAAGTGTTTGGTCAGCATGATTTATGGCAGATGGCGACAGACCCATATACTGTACACACTGCAGGCCGGGCCTCCTGAAAGTCTGAAACAAACCTCCACTGTACGTTTCAGCCACTCAGTCACAGATACAGCATTTTATTGAAGGACTTATTCAGCGTAAACCTATTTCAATCATGGACATTGAAGAACATCAACTTATAAATTAGTGATTAAACTTTGGAGAGCAGTGGAGGGAATCTGTCTTGTCATCTGACAAGGCCTTACCACTTAATTGTGACAGAGTGactgataatgaaaacaatCCACTCAAAGGGACCAAATGTATGTGACTCAGATAAAATAAGATGAGATCAGGTGCAGGAGGGCATGGAAGAGCCAGACGTGAAGGTGTAAACAATTACAAAAAGGGTCCATGCAGACTAATGGTCGGTCTTCATAAGTCAATCCTTTTTCTAATGCCAAATTTAACACACGTGGGTGCAAGGGCACATACGGTGCATGTTAGAAACGCTCACCCATGGGGGAAAGTAGGCTTCAGGTTCAAAGTATTTCCCAAAGTGCTTGTTGCGTTTGAAGTTGCCGAGGTCAGCCTGCAGGGCGAAGGCTGCTAGGAGGAAGTAGGCCTCCTCTCTTTGGATACACTGAGAGAGCAGCACCTGTTTCCTCAGGTGCCAGTAGTAGTAGTACCTGGCTGCCCGGTCACTGCAGGGCAGAAAGCAGAATTAAAAAGATGTACACTGGAGTGCTGAAGTggtgttcagtcagtcagtctcaGGGCTTTACTTGCCTGATCAATCTCCCATTCTCAACATAATACTGAGCTCTGAAGTGAATGATCATTGGAGGACCGAACTGGTCGATTCCctggggaaaggaaaaaagtgaaaatccttgttaaatgtctttaaatcTAATATCAATGAAGTCAGACAAATGAGTACTGTCAATAttgaggaaaataaacaaatttggAGTAGCTTATAGGCCAAAGA
Encoded here:
- the frmd6 gene encoding FERM domain-containing protein 6, translating into MNKLNFHNNKTMQDRRCVCVFLPNDDTLDIIVNVKTLCQELLVKVCDLLRLKDCHLFGLSVIQNNEHIYMELDQKLSKYCPKEWKREASKGIDQFGPPMIIHFRAQYYVENGRLISDRAARYYYYWHLRKQVLLSQCIQREEAYFLLAAFALQADLGNFKRNKHFGKYFEPEAYFPPWVIAKRGREYILRHIPNMHKDQFALTASEAHLKYIKECAQLDDVTVHYYRLYKDKKEVEASLTLGLTLRGIQIFQNIGSVRQLLYDFPWTNVGKLVFVGKKFEILPDGLPSARKLIYYTGCPMRSRHLLQLLSNSHRLYMNLQPVLKQVRRLEENEEKKQYRESYISDALELDMEQLDKRSRASGSSAGSMSHHKRLSRHSTTSHGSSHTSGIETDSFRAPGQAPHRPLRTCSSSTTSHGSSHTSGIESSSKERILDDDEIEMLVDDPKDYEELHEMALDQELCIHITEDMLTMSPDQTNGYSGLIVKDVSSSTSSSSETVVKMRGQSIESLPQTSACRKPESSTDRHSQSLDDIRLYQKDCQQWAELCQDTAHSYTFGCAQELSDGGGYQGLADQRAGMLGEQHPFPIKRTNKYFSLDLTSDEVPEFVV